In a genomic window of Saccharomyces paradoxus chromosome X, complete sequence:
- the NTA1 gene encoding amidase (Amidase~similar to YJR062C), translating into MLIDAIHGAKMTTKLLVSLKVLVIQLNPQIGQVDQTIKRTWSILDKVMKSATYVKPDIVLFPEFSLTGYSFHSKKDILPYVTKKDEGPSFQLAKSISEKLQCYTIIGYPEKDDEQKLYNSALVINPQGEQVFNYRKTFLYDTEMNWDCEENPEGFQTFPMNFSKCAKLPNEDSYTRDVTLKTSIGICMDLSPYKFKAPFNHFEFSSFCVDNNVELILCPMAWLNSTSITDKQTLHNNSLLESAKNKIAFDLKEQGLPLTGSQGVYQLKIGDSQRTARVPSDESTSEYKDMDEPDMSNVNYWILRFFPFLYYKPRTDWFNNSSLLENILIKTRMPPDHEYYKDGKHKEDTMDLLNSEDMVRDAILEKTFLGASIRKPWKFQGKNAVLVVANRCGTEDGTTIFAGSSGVYKFNGKEPGDLQNDDDIPLDSLNESVELLGNLGKGLEGAILREVHFEVLR; encoded by the coding sequence ATGCTAATAGACGCAATTCATGGTGCCAAGATGACTACTAAGCTTCTAGTGTCGCTGAAGGTACTCGTAATTCAGCTGAATCCGCAAATTGGGCAAGTAGATCAAACAATAAAGAGAACGTGGTCTATATTGGATAAGGTTATGAAAAGTGCTACCTATGTAAAACCTGACATAGTATTATTCCCCGAATTTTCCTTGACAGGGTACAGTTTCCACTCCAAAAAGGATATTTTACCTTATGTTACCAAGAAAGATGAAGGGCCCTCTTTTCAACTGGCCAAATCAATATCTGAGAAGCTTCAATGCTACACAATAATAGGGTATCCTGAAAAGGATGATGAACAGAAGTTATACAATTCCGCCCTTGTGATCAATCCGCAGGGGGAGCAGGTTTTCAATTATAGGAAGACTTTTCTCTATGATACGGAAATGAATTGGGATTGCGAGGAGAATCCAGAGGGATTTCAAACGTTCCctatgaatttttcaaaatgtgCCAAGCTTCCAAATGAGGACTCTTATACCAGAGACGTGACTTTGAAAACATCGATAGGCATCTGTATGGACTTAAGTCCCTACAAATTCAAAGCTCCCTTTAATCACTTTGagttctcttctttttgcgTTGACAATAATGTCGAGTTGATTTTATGTCCAATGGCGTGGCTAAATTCTACTTCCATCACTGACAAACAGACATTACATAACAATTCATTATTAGAGTCAGCGAAGAACAAAATAGCTTTCGATTTAAAGGAACAAGGACTACCCCTGACTGGGTCTCAGGGAGTTTATCAGCTTAAAATTGGCGATTCGCAACGTACCGCCAGAGTGCCTTCTGACGAAAGCACCAGTGAATATAAAGATATGGACGAACCAGACATGTCGAACGTGAACTACTGGATTCTACGATTTTTCCCCTTTTTGTACTACAAACCAAGAACTGACTGGTTTAATAATTCATCGCTTCTCGAGAACATTTTGATTAAAACTAGAATGCCCCCAGATCATGAATATTATAAGGATGGGAAGCACAAGGAGGACACCATGGACTTATTGAATTCTGAAGATATGGTAAGGGACGCCATACTGGAAAAGACATTTTTGGGAGCTTCCATTAGAAAGCCTTGGAAGTTCCAAGGAAAGAATGCGGTTCTGGTGGTAGCTAACAGATGTGGTACTGAAGATGGCACTACAATATTTGCAGGAAGTTCAGGCGTTTACAAATTCAATGGTAAGGAACCTGGAGATTTGCAGaacgatgatgatatcCCGCTTGACTCCCTCAATGAAAGTGTAGAGTTGCTGGGTAATTTGGGCAAGGGCCTAGAAGGCGCTATATTGCGTGAAGTCCACTTTGAGGTATTAAGGTGA